Proteins from a genomic interval of Papaver somniferum cultivar HN1 chromosome 4, ASM357369v1, whole genome shotgun sequence:
- the LOC113272975 gene encoding uncharacterized protein LOC113272975, translating into MSAVVNKAWMNEPDIFSKTYRDGVKFFMNYAATYGNSDTTCSFPCSKCQNGKRLEMWEVRKHLSEKGIDRSYVVWFFHGEKEGDSTIRRPSGNFIPTEMNDEQAREGVIEDLGSFVDAAYGVFDRGDGVSGNEEVETEEFVPEPDLGKRYYRYKQLSEDKLYPGCNTSILAAIVELHNVKKTYKISANCVNSLLGVIKGWLPKGNNLPVKYTAMKSMLKDLGMKEKSIHMCENHCILYYKENEDLTSCPECLAPRYKVKVDKFGEKFSSNEPSKVLRYFPLGPRLKRLYTVPWIARAMTWHDRAEVSTDYMRHPVDSSQWDLVKKKFPEFANEGRNVWLGIATDGFNPHGMQSLNYSCWSVIVVVYNLPHSLCMKPEFEIMTMLIPGPKAPGQDIDVCLRVLVDELKDVFENGISSFDTHKEESFQLRATLMFGIHDLPAQGNMSGCTTHGYFACVHCAYKTRSAYLLYTRKNVYPNYRIYLRGNHPLRKGENLGLETDETKNAPKRLSGKKSLEKLANVTYKPGKLVVRSKAPKRKRYDPDADDDTYGDSVDEELTGAFYKESIFWELKTYRILYFRHCVDVMHTEKNVMEHILETIFDIGNKSMKSWNARDELNKLVLHCGQWTTRKPGSAVAGKPIFVLSKAEKESFCKILKDLKFPYGFASNLSNNVNIKNSSFSNFKSHDYHVIMEYLLPVCLQDAFPKHPELRRALHQVSLYFRLLFSKLLSKGGLQEAKFMVSEAMCVLEKYFPALFFDISVHLMVHLADEALVCGPVRYRWMYPFERTMKEFKNIPNNKRYIEGSIKENNLVNEAVTYAMEYKSKPRDGNHQASWEASLGEESEYSDVGPMGKKGTTVMLSSMQFIQIRRWVLFRCNPDGLADYYSYYCENLLLISRDAGNEVSDDEVEKQTEFIEWLYEKTSYVTSVSNSTRYAISKHDRFLKQGDTWYHEEIVGCQDSGVCMTANTTFRSKKGDKNPKTVLTKWYGVVNQILELDYGQFNEVVFYCDWVKAGSGSKICPDSDLVLVNLKRMRDSDNMRDEPAILAEEASGVFYSKYLKNADWRSSQVPNLCMSFQLFVYCSVVSCSFGNVFLPLFVKCIESLVVKFTAVSSILVNLVSLALAWLIFYLIQPLK; encoded by the exons ATGTCGGCTGTTgtgaataaagcttggatgaatgaaCCAGACATATTTAGCAAAACATATAGAGATGGGGTTAAATTTTTTATGAATTATGCAGCTACATATGGTAATTCGGACACAACATGTTCTTTCCCATGTTCTAAGTGTCAAAATGGGAAACGTTTGGAAATGTGGGAAGTGAGGAAACATCTTTCTGAGAAGGGTATTGATAGGAGTTATGTTGTTTGGTTCTTTCATGGAGAAAAAGAGGGTGATAGTACGATAAGACGTCCAAGTGGTAATTTTATACCAACTGAAATGAATGATGAGCAAGCTAGAGAAGGTGTAATAGAAGATTTGGGTTCCTTTGTCGATGCTgcttatggagtttttgatcGGGGTGATGGTGTTAGTGGTAATGAAGAAGTTGAAACTGAAGAATTTGTTCCTGAACCAGATTTGGGGAAGCGATATTACAGGTACAAACAGTTGTCTGAAGACAAGTTGTATCCTGGTTGTAATACTAGCATCCTAGCTGCAATTGTGGAGCTGCACAATGTGAAGAAAACGTATAAGATTTCAGCTAACTGTGTAAATAGTTTGTTGGGTGTGATAAAGGGTTGGTTGCCGAAAGGAAACAATTTGCCAGTAAAATACACAGCGATGAAGTCGATGCTCAAAGATCTGGGGATGAAAGAAAAGTCGATTCATATGTGTGAGAATCATTGTATTTTGTATTACAAAGAGAATGAAGATTTGACAAGCTGCCCGGAATGCCTCGCACCAAGATATAAGGTTAAGGTTGATAAATTTGGGGAAAAGTTTTCATCGAACGAGCCTTCCAAGGTATTGAGATATTTTCCCCTCGGGCCAAGGCTCAAGAGATTATATACGGTACCTTGGATAGCACGTGCAATGACATGGCACGATCGAGCAGAAGTTTCTACAGATTATATGCGTCATCCGGTTGATTCATCTCAATGGGatttagtgaagaagaagtttcCTGAGTTCGCAAATGAGGGCAgaaatgtttggcttggaattgcaaCTGATGGATTTAATCCTCATGGTATGCAGTCTCTGAATTATAGTTGTTGGTCTGTGATAGTGGTTGTGTACAATCTTCCTCATTCCTTGTGCATGAAACCTGAGTTCGAAATCATGACGATGTTGATTCCTGGGCCTAAGGCACCGGGGCAAGATATTGATGTATGTCTCCGTGTGCTAGTAGACGAGCTGAAAGATGTGTTTGAGAATGGGATATCATCTTTTGATACACACAAAGAAGAATCGTTTCAGCTGAGGGCTACTTTAATGTTTGGTATTCATGACTTGCCAGCACAAGGTAATATGTCTGGATGTACCACGCACGGATATTTCGCATGTGTACATTGTGCATACAAGACTCGAAGTGCGTATCTGTTATACACAAGAAAGAATGTTTACCCTAATTATCGGATATACCTCAGGGGTAATCATCCTTTAAGGAAGGGAGAGAACTTGGGATTAGAAACTGATGAAACTAAAAATGCTCCAAAGCGACTATCAGGAAAGAAGTCGTTGGAGAAACTAGCAAATGTGACTTACAAACCTGGTAAATTGGTAGTAAGAAGCAAGGCGCCGAAAAGAAAGAGATATGATCCCGATGCCGATGATGATACTTATGGCGATAGTGTTGACGAAGAACTTACCGGTGCATTCTATAAGGAGTCCATATTTTGGGAACTGAAGACCTATCGTATCCTGTATTTCCGTCATTGTGTAGATGTAATGCACACTGAGAAGAATGTAATGGAGCATATACTTGAGACgatctttgatattggtaataagTCTATGAAATCGTGGAATGCAAGGGATGAATTGAATAAGCTTGTCTTGCATTGTGGACAGTGGACTACCCGTAAACCTGGGAGCGCAGTTGCTGGAAAACCAATATTTGTCTTAAGCAAAGCTGAGAAGGAATCATTTTGCAAGATTCTTAAAGACCTCAAATTCCCTTATGGTTTTGCGTCGAACCTGAGCAACAATGTTAATATAAAGAATTCAAGTTTCAGTAACTTCAAATCCCATGACTATCACGTCATTATGGAGTATTTGCTACCTGTTTGTCTTCAGGATGCTTTTCCAAAGCACCCTGAACTGCGTCGCGCACTTCACCAGGTCAGTTTGTATTTCAGATTGCTTTTCTCCAAACTCCTAAGCAAAGGTGGACTGCAAGAGGCTAAATTCATGGTTTCCGAGGCAATGTGTGTGTTGGAAAAGTATTTTCCAGCTTTATTTTTCGATATAAGTGTTCACCTCATGGTTCATTTGGCTGATGAAGCATTGGTCTGTGGACCCGTTAGATATCGGTGGATGTACCCCTTTGAAAG GACAATGAAGGAGTTCAAAAACATTCCCAATAACAAAAGATACATTGAAGGGTCTATTAAGGAGAACAACCTCGTAAATGAAGCAGTCACGTATGCCATGGAGTACAAGTCAAAGCCACGCGATGGAAATCACCAAGCCAGTTGGGAGGCCTCTCTCGGAGAAGAGTCAGAGTATAGTGATGTAGGTCCTATGGGTAAAAAAGGAACGACAGTAATGCTCTCTTCCATGCAATTTATACAGATACGGAGGTGGGTGCTTTTTCGATGTAATCCAGATGGTCTTGCTGATTATTATAG CTACTATTGTGAAAACCTTTTGTTGATTTCACGAGATGCTGGAAATGAGGTTTCGGACGACGAAGTTGAAAAACAAACAGAGTTCATCGAGTGGTTGTATGAAAAG ACATCTTATGTTACAAGTGTTAGCAATAGCACACGTTATGCAATTTCTAAACATGATAGGTTTCTTAAACAAGGTGATACATG GTATCATGAAGAAATAGTTGGTTGTCAAGACAGTGGTGTTTGCATGACAGCAAACACCACATTTAGGAGCAAGAAAGGCGATAAAAATCCCAAAACTGTATTGACCAAGTGGTATGGGGTTGTTAATCAAATTTTAGAATTGGACTATGGTCAATTTAATGAAGTTGTGTTTTACTGTGACTGGGTGAAAGCTGGAAGTGGAAGCAAAATTTGTCCGGACTCGGATTTGGTTTTGGTGAATCTGAAGAGAATGAGGGATTCCGATAATATGAGGGACGAGCCTGCAATTCTCGCTGAAGAGGCAAGTGGAGTGTTCTACTCCAAATATTTAAAAAATGCTGATTG GAGGAGTTCTCAAGTGCCTAATCTATGTATGAGTTTTCAACTTTTTGTGTATTGCTCTGTAGTATCTTGCAGTTTTGGAAATGTCTTTTTGCCTTTGTTTGTCAAGTGTATTGAG TCTTTGGTTGTGAAGTTTACTGCAGTCTCATCTATACTTGTAAATCTTGTAAGCCTGGCCTTGGCTTGGCTCATTTTCTATTTAATACAACCTCTGAAATGA